TCCCTTGAGTGGTCCCAAAAACCGGATGCGACTCGGCGCGGGCAAGCTCGCCGCCAAACTTTCCAGTAGCTCGCGGTCGGGGCCGGAGCCGATAATAGTGAGGGTAGCTTCCGCCAACTCCGGAATAGGATGAACAAAAACCATGTCACTGAAAGCACGAATGGCCAGTTCAACACCCTTATCGGAAACCAGTCGGCCCAGGAACACAAAATCCAGGTTGCGATGGTCAGATTGGCAGTTAAATAGCTGTTCCTCGTAGGAATTACCAATAACGATGGCCGGCGGCCAGCACCGCTGCTGCATGGCCTGGCTCACGGCAATAACTTTTTTGGCGTGCGCCAGCCAGCGAAATTTTAGTTTATCTACCAACGTAATCGTTCCGTCTGCACGGCTAATCCAGGTGTGTAACGTGATAACGGAGGGCTTGCCAAATAGAAGCTTGGGCCAGCTTAGGCGCATGCACGGATTATTCTCATACACGATATCGGCCCAGGCGTGCTGCTTCAGCATTTCGGCCACTGATGGCCGCCGGATGACCGGGTAGCGCAACGAGGATACCTCGCCCGCCGTCATCGTCATCAGGCGCACCTCATACCCAGCCTCCGCGAAGGCATTGGCTAGAAATTCGGAACTCGCCTCAATACCGCCAATCGCTGGCGAGAAAACGTGAGATAGAAAAAGGAGTTTCATGGCGATTAATGCCGTGCGATTAAAATAAGATTTACGCACGCTGGGCAGATTTCGGCAAAGATACACATTTATGCTAATGCAGAGTATCTATATTCACTACTTACTGGGTACGCCTAAAAACTACACATTTACGTCGGCCACCGGGCCTAGCGCTGCGCTACCAGAAACTCGCGCCCGTGGCAAAAAAACTCTACGAGGCTGGCCAGCAGTCCACCCGCCAGCTTATGAACTACCTCTAGGTTGACTCCCGCTGTACCCTCTACAAAGCCCTGTGCTTCGCCGGTTGCCAGATTAAAGAAAAAGGTCGTCGTTCTTACTACCAAAGCGGTTGACAAGGCCTTGCTATAATCCTTAGTCCAATTACCAACGCAACCCCTAATAGAACAGTGGAATGAGCAGCCCAAAACTCATCAATAAACTTAAGTAAAACCAGCCCATAACCTGGCCGCGGTAGCGGCGGGGTAGGCGGTTGCTGAGCACCAGCACTGCCCCGATAACCAGCGCCAGGTGCAGCACGATAAAGGCCGTCGTCTTGACCCAGTTACTGACGATGGTATTTTCAGGCTGGTACTGGTTGGCTTCGCCCAGCCCCGAGGTGAGGAAGCGCAGCAGCTGGAAAGCTGCCGTTTCGAACGCTACGAAGCAAACAAAGCCTACCAGCAGGGCGAGCGGCCCCGATTTTTCGCGTAGCTCAGCCATGTGGGGCAGAAGTGTGGAATGAAAATTGGAAAACAAAAAAGCCAGCCGCTGGCAACTAAAATCCTCACGGTAGCGACTGACCCAGCGCTTCGGCTGTACGCAAACGCACGTACAGGTCCTCGACCTTGGCCCGCGCCCAGGCCGTGCGTCGCAGAAAGGTGAGGCTGGATTTAACGCTTGGGTCCACGGCGAAGCAGTTGAGCCGGAGGCGCTCATCGAGGCCCGGAAAGCCGTAGTGCGCCACTAGGTACTCCAAGATGATGGCGAGCGTCACGCCGTGCAGCTCGCGGATAAGATGGCCGTTGGCGTCGCGGGCTTCAGACATAGGGATGGAGGCAGCGTAAGGAACCGGAACCCCACGGTTCGGCATTAAGCTTGCAAGCTACGGCCCCGGCTGGTATACGCGGGCCGGGCCACCGCGCGTTATTTTTGGCCTGCTGCCCTCATGCTTACGTCCGCCTCACCCCTGCTTGCCCCTACCCCTGCCCGCACACCGCGGCCGGGCGGCTGGCGGCGCTGGGTGCTGGCGGGCCTGCTGCTGGGGCTGTTGGGTGGCGGCACCTACTACCTGCGCCACCAGCGCCAGCTCAACCGCTACGCTCGGCGCACTTGGGCCACGCTCACTACGCGCTACCTCACGGGCCACGAAAGCACGCCGCTGCTGGCCGGCTACTCGGTGCACGGCATCGACGTATCGGCCTACCAAGGGCGCATCGATTGGCCTGAAGTGGCGCGGCAGCGGGTGCGGTTTGCCTTTATTAAGGCCAGCGAAGGGGCCACGCTGCGCGACGCGCGCTTCGGGCGCAACTGGCGCGAGGCCCGCGCCGCGGGCATTGTGAGCGGGGCCTACCACTACTTTTTACCTAACCGCGACGGCGGCCAGCAGGCGGCACTGTTTATTGAGACGGTGCCGTTGCGGCCCGGCGACCTGCCGCCCGTGCTCGATGTAGAGGCCCCGCGCTTTCACGACGTGGCTGACATGCGCCGCGCGGTGCGCGCCTGGCTCACGGCCGTGCAGGCGCACTACGGCGTGCGGCCCATTCTCTATTCCAATTATACTTTTTACCAGCGCTACTTGGCTGGGCACTTCGACGACTACCCCCTCTGGCTGGCCCACTACGAGGTGGCGCGCCCCCGCTTACCCGCCGAGCGCTGGATTATCTGGCAGCATTCTGACGAAGCTTACGTGCCGGGAATTCGGGGCACTGTCGATTTCAATGTCTTCCAGGGTAGCTACGAAGCCTTGCAGGCCCTGCGCCTGACAGCCCCTACCCCCCTCCAAAAAACCGCCCGGCCCGACCGCTCAACGGAGCGGCGGGGCCGGGCGGCCGACCTAGTGGAGCGCTAAGGCCAGACCTACATTTTGGTCTTCATCTTTTCGTCATCCATTTTCTCCTTGTGCTTCTTCCCGTGCATTTTGCCTTCTTTCATCTTGTCCTTCTTGTCCATTTTACCATCGGCCATCTTGCCATCAGCCATAGTGCCACTTTGTGCGGGGGTAGTGGCGGGGGTAGTCTGGGCGTAAGCGGTGCAGCAAAGGCCGGTTAGGGCAAGGGCGGCTACGAGTTTCAACGACTTATTCATACTAAGGAAGTGGAAAAAAGGGTTAGGAATGAATTCGGCCGAAAGATGAGCGTTTATTTCGAGATGCCGAGTGAAGGAAATATGAATACCTTAATTATGCACGTTAGCTTTCGCCGCTTTTACGGCAATGCCTTTTTAATAAGCAGCTTGCTTTTTTTCCTGGCGGCCTGTGGTAGCAGCAAATCCGCTTTCACGGAGTCGGGCCAGGGCTCCTACTACGCCGACAAGTTTGCGGGTCGGGCCACGGCCAGCGGGGAGCCCTACCGCCCCGGCCGGCTCACGGCGGCCCACAATACACTGCCTTTTGGCACTCGCATCAAGGTTACGAACGTGCGCACCGGCCGCTCGGTGAAGGTGGTCGTCAACGACCGGGGCCCGCACGTCAAGGGCCGCATCGTAGACGTGTCGAAGCGCGCCGCTCGCAAGCTGGGGCTGGTGCAGGCCGGCGTAGCGCCGGTGCGGATTAAGGTAATAAAGTAGGGTGCGGGGGCAAGCCCCGCACCCTACTTTACTTTGCGGCATGAACATTCGCAAGCACCTTACCTGGAGTCCCCCCGCCGAAGCCGCTAACCGCTTTGCCGCTCTGGCTAACTTCGTGCGCGCCGCCGAAGCCGAAGGCTGGTCCGATACCGAGATTCAGTTCATTATCGACGAGGTAGTGGAAGCTAAAGATGAGGCGGCCGGTATAGCCGTACTCGCCGACTACAGCCAGCCCTAATGGTTGTTCTTGGCCTGGGCTTTGGCCGCTTCTTTTGCGGCTTTTTCGCGCTCCTTTTCGGCTTTTTCGCGGGCTTTTTCCAGCTCCTTGCGTTTGCCGGGGTGTTTGAGGTCGTAGGCTACGAGCTTGCGCACGCTGTCAGCGTCTACTATTTCGCGTTTGGTGGTGAGGCGGCCGGTCAACGATACGTAGTCGCCCTCGGCCATCTGCGACAGCTCGCCGGTGGGACTGGTTACCTGGCCTTTAGGAGTTACGGTTGTGCCATTGAGTAGGCGCTTATCCTGCTCCAGGGGGCTAGTCAGGCCCAGCTCAGTAAGAACCGCACGGCCATCTTTCAGCGTGAGACCATCTTTTTCCATCACCCCGCTGGTTCTGGCGCGCACCGGGGCAACCCCAGTGCGGCGTGGGGCCACTACCCGGCGCGGGGCCAGTACGCGGCGCGCGGCAGCCGGCACGGCGGGGGTAGGAGGCTGAGTTTGAGTAGGTGAAGGCGACTGAGGCTGGGCTGGGGTTTGAGCATGGCCTTCGTGGGCTAGTAGCACCGCGCCCCCTAACAGTAGGGCCTTCATAACTAATTTCATCGACATAAACAGGGGAAAATAAAAAAATGACCTTTTTGGAGGTCATAATGTTCAAAACCGTGCCGAATATTCTTTTCAGCCTATTTACAGTAAACGAACTTTAACCTGGCCTAGTATCTCAAAAGGGGCAAGAATCTCATCTAGTTTTAATGCAAAATTGGTTCTACCCTTTTAACTCCCCTAAACCAACGCCCTAGCCCTCATCCCCGTTCAACTCAGGTACTGGCTACCCCATGCGCCTGACCTGGCACTTTCCGCGTGGGCGCACGGTCCTTATTCTTTTGCTACCAGCACCTACCCTCATGGATTACAAGGATTATTATAAAATCCTGGGCGTTGAGAAAAACGCCACTACTGAGCAGATTAAGAAGGCGTATCGCAAGCTCGCCCGCCAGTATCACCCCGATGTGAACCCCAATAACCCCGCGGCCGAGCAGAAATTCAAGGAATCCAATGAGGCCAACGAGGTGCTGTCGGACGCCGAGAAGCGCCAGAAATACGACCAGCTCGGGGCCGACTACCAGCGCTACCAGCAGGCGGGGGCCGGGCGCGGCGGCCAGGCCAGCGGGGGCTTCGACTGGAGCCAGTATGCGCAAGGCGGCGGCTTTGGCGGGGCGGGCGGGGGTAGCCCCTTTGGTGGCGGCGAGGGTGAAGACTTTTCCGACTTTTTCAGTTCGCTCTTCGGTAGCATGGGCGGTGGTGCGGCCGGGGGTAGCCGCGGTAGCCGCCCCGCGGCCGGCTCCGACTACCAAGCCGAGTTGGAGCTGACCCTGGCCGAAGCCTACGAAGGCGGCCCGCGCACGCTCACCGTCAATGGCAAAAATCTGCGCCTGACCATTCAGCCGGGGGTAGCCGATGGGCAGACCATCCGGCTGCGCGACCAGGGCGGCCCCGGCCGCAGTGGTGGGCCCAATGGTTCGCTACTCATTACGTTCCGCATTTTGCCTGATGCGCGCTACGCCCGCACTGGCGACGACCTCACCCAGGATGTGCCCGTGTCCCTCTACCGTGCCCTGCTCGGCGGCGAGCAAACCGTGGATACGCTCGGCGGCCCGGTCAAAATCAAGCTCAAACCCGAAACTGCCAACGGTAGCCGCTTACGCCTGCGCGGCAAAGGCTTCCCTATATACCGCGAAAAGGATAAACACGGTGACCTCTACCTGCGCCTCAACGTGCAGCTACCCACCAATCTCAGCGATGAAGAGCGTGGCCTTTTTGAGCAGCTGGCGAAGTTGCGCGACGAGTAGTTTCCGAGCCTCGGCGTTGCTGCCCTCTGCTTCTGTAAACTAAAAATCGCTTGCACTATATCAATTTAGCACAGTCATTCATTTAGAAATCAGCTATTAGTCATGGAAACCCGCGTTTTAATTCTGACTTTCCAAGAAGTTGATGCCCGCTATGGCTTGGGCAGCGCCGAATTGCGCCAGTTCGTAGACCTGGGCCTGCTGCGCCCCGCCCCTATCCCCGATACTATTGAGATAGAGGAGCCTGACGAGCTGCTACCCCGCTTGGCGCGCCTGCACCACGGCCTGGGCCTGGCACCCGAAGCCATCGACTTAGTGCTGCTCATGCGCCAGCGCCTGCTGAGCCTGCAAGCCGCCCTGGCCCTCGAAACCGCCCGCGCCCGGCAGCTCGAAGATTTCCTGCGCGCCACCGGGCCTTTGCTTAGTGACTAATGGGTAGGGAGGGTGATTTGCGTAATGTCGTTCTGCCAACTAAACGACATTACGCAAATCACCCTCCCTACCCATTAGCCACTCGCTACCCTACTGCCAGCGCCAGCAGCAGGCCGCCGAGCGTCGCGCCCAGCTTGGGCCAATTGAGACGGTGCTCGGGGCTGGTTTCAAAGAGAATAGTGGTCGAAACGTGGAGAAAAGTGCCCGCCACGAAGCCCAGCAGCGCCGCATACACGCCGCTGCCCAGCAGCTGCCGCAGTACCACATAGTTGCTAAAAACCAACCCCGCCGGCGAAGCCAGCGCGAAAAGCAGCAGCCAGGGCCACACCCGGCCAAAAGAACCCAGGCGGAGCCGCAGCAACGTGGCCAGCGCCACGGCCGCCGGCACATGGTGCAGCGCGATGCCCAGCACCAGCGCGTAAAAATGCCGGCCTACTTCGCCGCTGCCCGCACCCCGCACCAGGATGCTACCCTCCAATACAGAATGCACTACCAGCGCCAGCACTAGCAGCAGCGGCACCCTACCCCGCTCAGTAGCTACCGGCGCGTGCACATGGCCGTGCTCAATACCCTGCGATAGCACCTCCAGCAACAGCTGACCGAAGAAACCAGCCAGCATCCAGTAACCCACGCGGGCGGGCGTGGCAGGGAGCAGCGTCAGGGCTTCGGGCAGCAGGTGCGTGATGGTGAGCGTGAGCAGGTAGGCACCGCTGAATGCCAGCAAGGGCTTAAGCCACTGACCCGTGCGGGCGACCGGCACCACGCTCACCAGCCCGCCCGCCCCCAGCACAGCCGCAGCCAAAAGGAATATCGCAATCCACATAAGGAAACAAAACAAAAAGCTTGCATCAATGTTGCAAATATATTCGCAACATTGATGCAAGCTTGCTTAATAGCTGGTAATCAGCCCGCTTATCGCTGGGGAAGGCCGGTCTGTTCCTTGGGGGACATACCCGAGGGAGTTTTGGCCCCGTTCTTACTGCGCTTGCTGCTGCCGGGCTTAGTGGCAATGCCCTCCTGGGTATCGGCCGACATCACGGCGCTGGCCGTAGGGGCCTGACGCTCATCCAGGGTGGTAGCTGAGTTAACCGGATTCGTGATGGCCCCGCCCTTGGCTTGGTTGGGTGCGTCGGCGGTGCCCTGGTCAAAGTTGTCGGTGGGACGGGTGCCGGGTGCCACCAAGTCGAGGGATACCTTTTTATCGGGGCGCCAGTCGGAGGGCTCGCTGCTGCACGAAGCGAGCAGCACTACGGCGGCCGGAGCCAGGTAGGAAAGCAGCTTTTTCATAGGAAGCAAAAAATTATTAGCAAAAACTAAACGAAGGAAAATCTTAGCTGGCGGCTAGGCGGCCGGCGCGTCGGTCAACAACCCCTTACGGCGTAGCAGGGCCTCAAATAGCTTGCGGTCGTTGTCGTTATTAAACAAGCGCAGGGGCAAATGTAGGAATACAGGCACGTCGAACGTCGTCGCTATCCAGCGCCGCCAGGTGGCTAGCTCGGCCGGTGGGGCGGCCGGTTTCAGGTACAGTAAGTAAGCATCGGGCTCGCGGCGCACCCGCCCAATCTGGTCCCAGGGCAGGGCCATCGCACGCTGCTCGCTCTGGCGCAGGATGAGCTGGCGCGAGTCAGCCTCGTAGTTCATGCGCTCAAACAGGGGCTTGCTTTGCTCCATCTGCGTCACGCCCGATATTAGCGATGAGCGTAGCAGCACAAACGCCACCGTCAGCAGCACGCCCAGCAGCAGCCACCACCACGAGTGCCAGATGGCGGCCGGCAGTATTCCCACCGCCAGCGGAATGAGCGCGTACCACCACTGCTTGCGCCACACCTCGCCCATCGCAATGCGGGTGTAGGTATTGGGGTCAAACTGGTATTTCTTGGTCTTGATGGTGCCTGGCAAAGACTGCGGGGCCTGCTGCTGGCGGTAGCCGCCACCGCCACCGCGTTGGTTAGGATTATTCACGTTATGGAGGTGCTAATTTGTTGATGTGCTAATGTGCTGGTTTTGATATGCTGGCGTTCGGGAGGGCAGTGTTTGATGACGAAAAAAGCCAGCCTGCGTTATCCAGCCAGCCAATCAGCCCAATCAGCACATCAATCAATACGCTTTTAGGCTCAAATCCAGAATGCCAGCTGAGTGGGTGAGGGCCCCGACCGAGATGTAGTCTACGCCGGTGGCGGCTACTTCGGCCAGGGTTTGCTCCGTGATGCCCCCGCTGGCTTCGAGCGGCACGCGGCCGGCCACCAAGGCCACGGCCTCGCGCAGGGCGGCGGGGTCCATGTTGTCGAGCATGATGCGGGCCACGCCGCCAGCCGCCAGGGCCTGTTGCACTTCGGCCAGGTTGCGGGTTTCGACCTCGATGGGTAGCTCGCGGCCAGTACGGCGCAGGTAGGCGTGGGTAGCGGCAATGGCCGCCCCTACCCCCCCCGCGTAGTCCACGTGGTTGTCCTTGAGCATTATCATATCAAACAGCCCGTAGCGGTGGTTCACGCCGCCGCCGATGAGTACGGCCCACTTCTCGCAGAGGCGGAAGTTAGGCGTCGTCTTACGCGTATCAAGCAGCCGGGCTTTGGTGCCGGCCAGCAGCTTAGTCAGGTGCGCGGTATAGGTAGCAATACCACTCATGCGCTGCATACAATTAAGCATCAGGCGCTCGGCCGTAAGGATGCTGCGCGCCGGGCCTTCCACGGTGAAAGCAACGTCGCCGCGCCGCACGCGGGCTCCATCGGCGAGCAGCGCGCTCATCGTCAGGGCGGGGTCTACTTCCTGAAAAATCAGGCCCGCCAGCTGCACGCCGGCCAGCACGCCTTCGCCCTTCACCAGCAGCCGGGCGCGGTTGCGGGCCTCGGCCGGAAT
The genomic region above belongs to Hymenobacter psoromatis and contains:
- a CDS encoding septal ring lytic transglycosylase RlpA family protein, translated to MHVSFRRFYGNAFLISSLLFFLAACGSSKSAFTESGQGSYYADKFAGRATASGEPYRPGRLTAAHNTLPFGTRIKVTNVRTGRSVKVVVNDRGPHVKGRIVDVSKRAARKLGLVQAGVAPVRIKVIK
- a CDS encoding glycoside hydrolase family 25 protein; translated protein: MLTSASPLLAPTPARTPRPGGWRRWVLAGLLLGLLGGGTYYLRHQRQLNRYARRTWATLTTRYLTGHESTPLLAGYSVHGIDVSAYQGRIDWPEVARQRVRFAFIKASEGATLRDARFGRNWREARAAGIVSGAYHYFLPNRDGGQQAALFIETVPLRPGDLPPVLDVEAPRFHDVADMRRAVRAWLTAVQAHYGVRPILYSNYTFYQRYLAGHFDDYPLWLAHYEVARPRLPAERWIIWQHSDEAYVPGIRGTVDFNVFQGSYEALQALRLTAPTPLQKTARPDRSTERRGRAADLVER
- a CDS encoding DnaJ C-terminal domain-containing protein — translated: MDYKDYYKILGVEKNATTEQIKKAYRKLARQYHPDVNPNNPAAEQKFKESNEANEVLSDAEKRQKYDQLGADYQRYQQAGAGRGGQASGGFDWSQYAQGGGFGGAGGGSPFGGGEGEDFSDFFSSLFGSMGGGAAGGSRGSRPAAGSDYQAELELTLAEAYEGGPRTLTVNGKNLRLTIQPGVADGQTIRLRDQGGPGRSGGPNGSLLITFRILPDARYARTGDDLTQDVPVSLYRALLGGEQTVDTLGGPVKIKLKPETANGSRLRLRGKGFPIYREKDKHGDLYLRLNVQLPTNLSDEERGLFEQLAKLRDE
- a CDS encoding DUF6799 domain-containing protein: MSMKLVMKALLLGGAVLLAHEGHAQTPAQPQSPSPTQTQPPTPAVPAAARRVLAPRRVVAPRRTGVAPVRARTSGVMEKDGLTLKDGRAVLTELGLTSPLEQDKRLLNGTTVTPKGQVTSPTGELSQMAEGDYVSLTGRLTTKREIVDADSVRKLVAYDLKHPGKRKELEKAREKAEKEREKAAKEAAKAQAKNNH
- a CDS encoding VF530 family DNA-binding protein, with the translated sequence MSEARDANGHLIRELHGVTLAIILEYLVAHYGFPGLDERLRLNCFAVDPSVKSSLTFLRRTAWARAKVEDLYVRLRTAEALGQSLP
- a CDS encoding YcxB family protein — its product is MNNPNQRGGGGGYRQQQAPQSLPGTIKTKKYQFDPNTYTRIAMGEVWRKQWWYALIPLAVGILPAAIWHSWWWLLLGVLLTVAFVLLRSSLISGVTQMEQSKPLFERMNYEADSRQLILRQSEQRAMALPWDQIGRVRREPDAYLLYLKPAAPPAELATWRRWIATTFDVPVFLHLPLRLFNNDNDRKLFEALLRRKGLLTDAPAA
- a CDS encoding glycosyltransferase family 4 protein, whose protein sequence is MKLLFLSHVFSPAIGGIEASSEFLANAFAEAGYEVRLMTMTAGEVSSLRYPVIRRPSVAEMLKQHAWADIVYENNPCMRLSWPKLLFGKPSVITLHTWISRADGTITLVDKLKFRWLAHAKKVIAVSQAMQQRCWPPAIVIGNSYEEQLFNCQSDHRNLDFVFLGRLVSDKGVELAIRAFSDMVFVHPIPELAEATLTIIGSGPDRELLESLAASLPAPSRIRFLGPLKGETLVTELNRHTFQFIPSTWEEPFGIVALEGIACGLIPIASNGGGLPDAIGNAGVTFERGNLASLITVTANLVHSPTQQAQCRAAAPGHLAAFGNETITRKFIDVLEEAGNS
- a CDS encoding ZIP family metal transporter, with product MWIAIFLLAAAVLGAGGLVSVVPVARTGQWLKPLLAFSGAYLLTLTITHLLPEALTLLPATPARVGYWMLAGFFGQLLLEVLSQGIEHGHVHAPVATERGRVPLLLVLALVVHSVLEGSILVRGAGSGEVGRHFYALVLGIALHHVPAAVALATLLRLRLGSFGRVWPWLLLFALASPAGLVFSNYVVLRQLLGSGVYAALLGFVAGTFLHVSTTILFETSPEHRLNWPKLGATLGGLLLALAVG
- the nadC gene encoding carboxylating nicotinate-nucleotide diphosphorylase; this translates as MPAYPAPYLTPAALTTFIRTALAEDVGDGDHSALAAIPAEARNRARLLVKGEGVLAGVQLAGLIFQEVDPALTMSALLADGARVRRGDVAFTVEGPARSILTAERLMLNCMQRMSGIATYTAHLTKLLAGTKARLLDTRKTTPNFRLCEKWAVLIGGGVNHRYGLFDMIMLKDNHVDYAGGVGAAIAATHAYLRRTGRELPIEVETRNLAEVQQALAAGGVARIMLDNMDPAALREAVALVAGRVPLEASGGITEQTLAEVAATGVDYISVGALTHSAGILDLSLKAY